The following proteins come from a genomic window of Pseudomonas hygromyciniae:
- the pal gene encoding peptidoglycan-associated lipoprotein Pal yields the protein MEMLKFGKFAALALALSVAVGCSSKGGDNAGEGAAVDPNAGYGANTGAVDGSLSEEAALRAITTFYFEYDSSDLKPEAMRALDVHAKDLKGNGARVVLEGNTDERGTREYNMALGERRAKAVQRYLVLQGVSPAQLELVSYGEERPVATGNDEQSWAQNRRVELRK from the coding sequence ATGGAAATGCTGAAGTTTGGTAAGTTTGCTGCTCTGGCTCTGGCTCTGTCCGTAGCCGTTGGTTGCTCGTCTAAAGGCGGCGACAATGCCGGTGAAGGCGCAGCTGTTGATCCAAACGCTGGTTACGGCGCTAACACTGGTGCAGTTGACGGCTCCCTGAGCGAAGAAGCTGCTCTGCGCGCGATCACCACTTTCTACTTCGAATACGACAGTTCGGACCTGAAGCCAGAAGCCATGCGCGCTCTGGACGTTCACGCGAAAGACCTGAAAGGTAACGGCGCTCGCGTTGTACTGGAAGGCAACACCGACGAACGTGGTACTCGTGAGTACAACATGGCACTGGGCGAGCGTCGTGCGAAAGCCGTTCAGCGCTACCTGGTACTGCAAGGTGTTTCCCCAGCTCAGCTGGAACTGGTTTCCTACGGTGAAGAGCGTCCAGTTGCTACCGGCAACGACGAGCAATCCTGGGCTCAAAACCGTCGCGTCGAACTGCGTAAGTAA
- the queC gene encoding 7-cyano-7-deazaguanine synthase QueC: MTDQTTDQKRAVILLSGGLDSATVVAMARAEGYSCYTMSFDYGQRSHAELDAAARVARDLGVVEHKVIGLNLNGIGGSALTDSTIDVPEAPTEGIPVTYVPARNTVFLSLALGWAEVLNARDIFIGVNAVDYSGYPDCRPEFVESFERMANLATKAGVEGRGFRIQAPLQNLSKADIVKAGVRLGVDYSLTVSCYQADNDGRACRKCDSCRLRAEGFQAAGITDPTRYF, translated from the coding sequence ATGACTGACCAAACCACTGATCAAAAACGTGCCGTAATCCTGCTGTCTGGCGGCCTCGACTCCGCCACCGTGGTGGCGATGGCGCGTGCCGAGGGTTACAGCTGCTACACCATGAGCTTCGACTATGGTCAGCGCTCCCATGCCGAGTTGGACGCCGCCGCTCGTGTTGCCCGCGACCTTGGCGTGGTGGAGCACAAGGTGATTGGCCTGAACCTCAATGGCATTGGCGGCTCGGCCTTGACCGATAGCACCATCGACGTGCCTGAGGCGCCCACTGAGGGCATCCCGGTCACCTATGTGCCGGCTCGCAACACCGTGTTCCTGTCGCTGGCCCTGGGCTGGGCAGAGGTGCTCAACGCCCGCGACATCTTTATCGGCGTCAACGCCGTGGATTACTCCGGCTACCCGGACTGCCGTCCAGAGTTCGTCGAGTCGTTCGAGCGCATGGCCAACCTGGCGACCAAGGCTGGCGTTGAAGGGCGCGGCTTCCGTATCCAGGCACCACTGCAAAACCTGAGCAAGGCGGATATCGTCAAAGCGGGTGTAAGGCTTGGTGTCGACTACTCGCTGACTGTTTCCTGCTACCAGGCAGACAATGACGGCCGTGCTTGTAGGAAATGTGACAGCTGCCGACTGCGTGCAGAAGGCTTCCAAGCGGCCGGAATTACTGACCCAACGCGTTATTTCTGA
- the lldD gene encoding FMN-dependent L-lactate dehydrogenase LldD codes for MIISSASDYREAARRKLPRFLFDYIDGGAYAEHTLKANSSDLADISLRQRVLRNVESLSLETTLFDQPLAMPVVMSPVGLTGMFARRGEVQVANAAANKGIPFCLSTVSVCPIEEVASQTAQSIWFQLYVLKDRGFMKNALERAQAAGVKTLVFTVDMPTPGARYRDAHSGMSGPYAAQRRMLQAVTKPAWAFDVGLMGRPHDLGNISKYLGKPTHLEDYIGWLATNFDPSISWKDLEWIREFWKGPMIIKGILDPQDAKDAVSFGADGIVVSNHGGRQLDGVLSTAKALPEIAQAVGSDLTVLVDSGVRSGLDVVRMLALGARGVLLGRAPAYALAADGQRGVENLLDIFAKEMRVAMTLTGVTSIAQIDESILVRGQI; via the coding sequence ATGATCATTTCGTCTGCATCGGATTACCGCGAAGCCGCACGCCGCAAACTGCCGCGTTTCCTGTTCGACTACATTGACGGTGGCGCCTACGCCGAGCACACCCTCAAAGCCAACAGCTCAGACCTGGCAGACATCAGCCTGCGCCAGCGCGTCCTGCGCAACGTCGAGAGCCTGAGCCTGGAAACCACGCTGTTCGACCAACCGCTGGCGATGCCGGTGGTCATGAGCCCGGTGGGCCTGACCGGCATGTTTGCCCGCCGCGGGGAAGTCCAGGTGGCGAACGCGGCGGCCAATAAAGGCATCCCTTTTTGCCTGTCGACCGTTTCGGTGTGCCCGATCGAGGAAGTCGCATCGCAAACCGCGCAATCGATCTGGTTTCAACTCTATGTGCTCAAAGACCGCGGCTTCATGAAGAACGCCTTGGAGCGCGCCCAGGCCGCCGGGGTGAAAACCCTGGTGTTCACCGTCGACATGCCAACCCCCGGCGCCCGCTACCGCGATGCTCACTCAGGGATGTCCGGCCCGTACGCCGCCCAGCGGCGCATGTTGCAGGCCGTGACAAAGCCAGCCTGGGCTTTTGATGTGGGACTTATGGGTCGCCCCCACGACCTGGGCAACATCTCCAAATACCTGGGCAAACCGACCCACCTGGAAGACTACATCGGCTGGCTGGCCACCAACTTCGACCCTTCCATCAGTTGGAAAGACCTGGAGTGGATACGCGAGTTCTGGAAGGGCCCAATGATCATCAAGGGCATCCTCGACCCACAAGATGCCAAGGATGCGGTGAGCTTCGGTGCCGACGGCATCGTCGTGTCCAACCATGGCGGCCGCCAGCTCGATGGCGTGCTCTCCACTGCCAAGGCCTTGCCTGAGATTGCCCAGGCGGTTGGCAGCGACCTCACCGTGCTGGTGGACTCCGGGGTGCGCTCGGGGCTGGACGTGGTGCGCATGCTCGCCCTGGGTGCCCGAGGCGTGTTGCTGGGACGAGCGCCCGCCTACGCGTTGGCCGCTGACGGCCAGCGTGGCGTGGAGAATCTGCTGGATATCTTTGCCAAGGAAATGCGCGTGGCCATGACCCTGACCGGGGTTACGTCGATTGCGCAGATTGATGAGTCAATCCTGGTGCGCGGGCAGATCTGA
- the tolQ gene encoding protein TolQ, with translation MEPTVVDHSSMWSLVSNASVVVQLVMLTLVAASVTSWVMIFQRSNLLRAGRRALESFEERFWSGIDLSKLYRQAGSNPDPDSGVEQIFRAGFKEFSRLRQQPGVDPEAVMEGVARAMRVAISREEEKLEQSLPFLATVGSVSPYIGLFGTVWGIMNSFRGLATAQQATLATVAPGIAEALIATAIGLFAAIPAVIAYNRFAATSETLIGRYYTFADEFQAILHRKVHTSEE, from the coding sequence GTGGAACCTACCGTCGTCGACCATTCCTCCATGTGGAGCCTGGTCAGCAATGCCAGTGTCGTGGTTCAACTGGTCATGCTGACCCTGGTAGCCGCATCGGTTACCTCATGGGTCATGATTTTTCAGCGCAGCAACCTGCTGCGCGCCGGTCGACGCGCCCTGGAGAGCTTCGAAGAGCGCTTCTGGTCGGGTATCGACCTGTCCAAGCTGTATCGCCAGGCAGGCAGCAACCCAGACCCGGATTCGGGCGTAGAACAGATCTTCCGCGCCGGCTTCAAGGAATTCTCCCGCCTGCGCCAGCAGCCCGGCGTTGACCCCGAAGCGGTCATGGAAGGCGTGGCCCGTGCAATGCGCGTAGCGATCTCCCGTGAGGAAGAAAAGCTCGAACAGAGCCTGCCGTTCCTCGCTACCGTCGGTTCGGTCAGCCCCTACATCGGTCTGTTCGGTACCGTATGGGGCATCATGAACTCCTTCCGTGGCCTGGCAACGGCCCAGCAAGCGACCCTGGCCACCGTGGCCCCGGGTATCGCCGAAGCGCTGATCGCCACTGCCATCGGCCTGTTCGCTGCAATCCCCGCAGTAATTGCCTACAACCGTTTCGCCGCCACCAGCGAAACCCTGATTGGCCGTTACTACACCTTCGCCGATGAGTTCCAGGCGATCCTGCACCGTAAAGTGCACACCAGCGAAGAATAA
- the queE gene encoding 7-carboxy-7-deazaguanine synthase QueE — MQDTLRITEVFYSLQGETRTAGLPTVFVRLTGCPLRCQYCDSAYAFSGGTIRTLDDILEQVAGYRPRYVCVTGGEPLAQPNAIPLLKQLCDAGYEVSLETSGALDISAVDPRVSRVVDLKTPDSKEAHRNRYENIELLTANDQVKFVICSRDDYDWANSKLIQYGLDRRAGEVLFSPSHHDLNARDLADWVVADNLPVRLQLQLHKYLWNDEPGR; from the coding sequence ATGCAAGACACATTACGCATCACCGAAGTTTTTTACTCGTTACAGGGTGAAACGCGCACTGCCGGCCTGCCCACTGTATTTGTGCGCCTGACCGGTTGCCCGTTGCGCTGCCAGTACTGTGACAGTGCCTACGCCTTCAGCGGCGGCACCATTCGCACCCTCGACGACATCCTAGAGCAGGTTGCAGGCTACAGGCCTCGCTACGTCTGTGTAACAGGCGGCGAGCCCCTGGCCCAGCCCAATGCCATTCCTTTGCTCAAGCAGCTGTGTGACGCTGGTTACGAGGTTTCCCTTGAAACCAGCGGTGCCCTGGATATTTCCGCAGTCGATCCTCGCGTCAGCCGAGTGGTTGACCTGAAGACGCCAGACTCCAAGGAAGCGCATCGCAATCGCTATGAAAATATCGAGCTGCTCACCGCCAACGACCAGGTCAAGTTCGTCATCTGCTCGCGGGACGACTATGACTGGGCCAATTCCAAGCTGATCCAATACGGTTTGGACCGACGCGCCGGCGAGGTGTTGTTCTCTCCAAGCCACCATGATTTGAACGCTCGCGACCTGGCTGATTGGGTGGTCGCGGACAACCTGCCGGTGCGCCTGCAATTGCAGCTGCATAAATACCTTTGGAACGATGAGCCAGGACGCTGA
- a CDS encoding RES family NAD+ phosphorylase gives MVRVSQLGDLPGGQLQAYRLVNSKFPPIALFDDVADADEFDALYQIQALTNPRLGNEVGRIELIPRREIPFGIVGCSYAIAPFTHVNPAGSRFSAGDFGVLYLAATIETALAEVRHHQNQYWSGVHGLNYERFVFRGLSCSFAGDSMKDATSVPISDPIYDPDDYGHAQRLGGALKKAGCPGLRYLSVRSEGDHCWALLTPRPVSSIVQAAHYEMVWNGQITSVSKISEA, from the coding sequence ATGGTGAGGGTCAGCCAGTTGGGCGATTTGCCCGGGGGACAGTTACAGGCCTACCGCCTGGTCAATTCCAAATTCCCACCGATTGCGTTATTTGACGATGTGGCGGATGCCGACGAGTTCGACGCGCTCTATCAGATCCAGGCCTTGACCAACCCGCGACTGGGTAATGAGGTCGGCCGGATTGAGCTGATACCCCGCAGGGAAATCCCCTTCGGGATTGTGGGATGTTCCTACGCCATTGCGCCGTTCACCCACGTCAACCCGGCTGGATCGCGTTTCAGCGCTGGTGATTTTGGTGTGCTGTACCTGGCGGCCACTATCGAGACGGCACTGGCAGAGGTGCGTCATCACCAGAACCAGTATTGGTCCGGGGTCCATGGCCTTAATTATGAGCGTTTTGTCTTTCGCGGACTGTCGTGCAGTTTTGCCGGCGATTCGATGAAGGATGCGACGTCGGTACCGATAAGCGACCCGATCTACGACCCTGACGACTACGGCCACGCCCAACGCTTGGGTGGTGCGCTGAAGAAGGCCGGATGTCCCGGCCTCCGGTACCTGTCGGTGCGCTCAGAGGGCGATCACTGCTGGGCCTTGCTGACACCCAGGCCGGTGTCGTCGATTGTCCAGGCCGCCCATTACGAGATGGTCTGGAATGGACAGATCACCAGTGTCAGCAAGATCAGCGAAGCCTGA
- the tolR gene encoding protein TolR has translation MARARKKRKPVAEMNVVPYIDVMLVLLVIFMVTAPMLNQGVKVDLPKVSSEALPQDNNTQVLTISIKADKTYYWNLGSEVDTQKQQDKAMTLPQMTDAVTKIIRAGNEGGKHTQVFIRGDKSVDYGSVMGAMGGLQKAGVGNVGLITEAP, from the coding sequence ATCGCTCGAGCTCGCAAAAAGCGCAAGCCGGTCGCCGAGATGAACGTAGTGCCTTACATCGACGTGATGCTGGTGCTGCTGGTGATCTTCATGGTGACCGCGCCGATGCTCAATCAGGGTGTGAAGGTTGATCTGCCCAAGGTTTCCAGCGAAGCCTTGCCCCAGGACAACAACACCCAGGTCCTGACCATCTCGATCAAGGCTGACAAGACCTATTACTGGAACCTTGGCAGCGAAGTCGACACCCAGAAGCAACAGGACAAGGCCATGACCTTGCCGCAGATGACCGACGCCGTGACCAAGATCATTCGCGCCGGCAACGAAGGCGGCAAGCACACCCAGGTCTTCATCCGCGGTGACAAGTCGGTCGACTACGGTTCCGTCATGGGCGCCATGGGCGGGCTGCAGAAGGCCGGGGTCGGTAATGTTGGCTTGATTACCGAGGCGCCCTGA
- the ruvA gene encoding Holliday junction branch migration protein RuvA, which produces MIGRLRGTLAEKQPPHLILDVNGLGYELEVPMTTLYRLPSVGEPITLHTHLVVREDAQLLYGFIGKRDRDFFRELIRLNGVGPKLALALMSSLEVDELVRAVSAQDTSALTKVPGVGKKTAERLLVELKDRFKAWEVVPSMFALVPNQPDLPAAQVASAESDAVNALISLGYKPQEASKAVSAIKDKNLSAEDMIRRALKGMI; this is translated from the coding sequence GTGATTGGACGCTTGCGCGGCACCCTGGCTGAGAAACAGCCGCCGCACCTGATTCTGGATGTAAACGGGTTGGGGTATGAGCTGGAAGTGCCCATGACCACCCTGTATCGCCTACCGTCGGTCGGTGAACCGATAACCTTGCACACCCACCTGGTGGTGCGCGAAGACGCGCAACTACTCTATGGTTTCATCGGCAAGCGCGACCGGGACTTCTTCCGTGAACTGATCCGCCTTAATGGCGTAGGCCCGAAACTGGCCCTGGCATTGATGTCGAGCCTGGAAGTGGACGAACTGGTACGTGCCGTTTCGGCCCAGGACACCTCGGCGCTGACCAAGGTGCCGGGTGTCGGCAAGAAAACCGCCGAACGTCTGCTGGTAGAGCTCAAGGACCGCTTCAAGGCCTGGGAAGTGGTGCCAAGCATGTTTGCCCTGGTACCCAACCAGCCGGATCTGCCGGCGGCCCAGGTTGCCAGTGCCGAAAGCGACGCCGTCAATGCGCTGATTTCCCTGGGTTACAAGCCCCAGGAAGCCAGCAAGGCGGTGTCGGCCATCAAGGACAAGAACCTGAGCGCTGAAGACATGATCCGCCGAGCCCTGAAGGGAATGATTTAA
- the tolB gene encoding Tol-Pal system beta propeller repeat protein TolB, giving the protein MLVVICCMAGIAAADEKNILVTSGSDRATPIAVVPFGWQGGSVLPDDMAEIIGNDLRNSGYYAPIPKQNMISQPTQGSEVIYRDWKALGAQYLMVGSIVPAGGRLQVQYALFNVATEQQVLTGSVSGSVDQLRDMAHYIADQSFEKLVGIKGAFSTRMLYVTAERFSVNNTRYTLQRSDYDGARAVTLLQSREPILSPRFAPDGKRIAYVSFEQKRPRIFVQHIDTGRREQITNFEGLNGAPAWSPDGNRLAFVLSKDGNPDIYVMNLGSRQITRVTSGPGINTEPFWGKDGSTIYFTSDRGGKPQIYKSSVGGGGAERVTFIGNYNANPKLSADEKTLVMIHRQDGFTNFKVAAQDLQRGSVKILTDSTLDESPTVAPNGTMVIYATRQQGRGVLMLVSINGRVRLPLPTAQGEVREPSWSPYLN; this is encoded by the coding sequence ATGCTTGTCGTTATTTGCTGTATGGCAGGGATAGCGGCGGCGGATGAAAAGAACATCCTGGTAACCAGCGGTAGTGATCGGGCGACCCCGATTGCAGTTGTGCCGTTTGGCTGGCAGGGCGGCAGCGTGCTGCCGGACGATATGGCGGAAATCATTGGTAATGACCTGCGCAACTCGGGTTACTACGCGCCTATTCCGAAGCAGAACATGATCAGCCAGCCGACCCAAGGCAGCGAAGTGATCTACCGTGACTGGAAAGCCCTGGGCGCCCAGTACCTGATGGTAGGTAGCATCGTGCCAGCGGGCGGTCGCCTGCAGGTGCAATATGCCCTGTTCAACGTAGCCACCGAGCAGCAAGTGCTGACCGGTAGCGTGTCGGGCAGCGTCGATCAGCTGCGGGACATGGCGCACTACATCGCCGACCAGTCGTTCGAAAAACTGGTCGGTATCAAAGGTGCGTTCTCTACCCGTATGTTGTACGTGACGGCTGAGCGTTTCTCGGTGAACAACACTCGCTACACCCTGCAACGTTCGGACTACGACGGTGCCCGTGCAGTGACCCTGTTGCAATCGCGCGAGCCAATCCTGTCGCCGCGTTTTGCGCCGGATGGCAAGCGTATCGCCTATGTGTCGTTTGAACAGAAGCGTCCGCGCATCTTCGTCCAGCATATCGACACCGGTCGCCGTGAGCAGATCACCAACTTCGAAGGCCTGAACGGTGCGCCAGCCTGGTCGCCGGATGGCAATCGCCTGGCATTCGTGCTGTCCAAGGACGGTAACCCGGATATCTACGTGATGAACCTCGGTTCGCGTCAGATCACCCGTGTCACTTCCGGCCCTGGCATCAACACCGAACCGTTCTGGGGCAAGGATGGTTCGACCATCTACTTCACTTCAGACCGTGGCGGTAAACCACAGATCTATAAGAGCAGTGTTGGCGGCGGTGGTGCAGAACGTGTGACCTTTATTGGCAACTACAACGCCAATCCGAAGCTTTCGGCTGATGAAAAGACCCTGGTCATGATCCATCGCCAGGATGGTTTCACTAATTTCAAGGTCGCGGCCCAGGATTTGCAGCGTGGAAGCGTAAAAATCCTCACAGATAGCACTCTTGATGAGTCGCCTACTGTTGCGCCCAACGGCACCATGGTAATCTACGCCACCCGCCAGCAGGGCCGGGGAGTCTTGATGCTCGTGTCCATTAATGGACGCGTAAGGCTCCCGCTTCCTACCGCACAAGGCGAAGTCAGAGAACCATCCTGGTCCCCTTACCTGAACTGA
- the ybgF gene encoding tol-pal system protein YbgF has translation MRTCRRVVTVLALSLAPLAVWAAVPVEDSNSGYNNSGSSYPPAGYGTNGAYAGGAATAAPSAQGELFNQLQRMQDQLAQQQGTIEVLQNEVRQLKQEGLERYQDLDRRIGAGVTPAATSDNSSAGGAASAAGGAAAGATQAPAASSEPADPAKEKLYYDAAFDLIKAKDFDKASKAFTAFLGRYPNSQYAGNAQYWLGEVNLAKGDLQGAGQAFAKVSQLYPKHAKVPDSLYKLADVERRLGHTDKVKGILQQVVAQYPGTSAAQLAQRDLQRL, from the coding sequence ATGCGAACGTGCCGTCGTGTTGTAACCGTATTGGCTCTCAGCCTCGCACCGCTTGCGGTGTGGGCTGCGGTTCCCGTGGAAGATAGCAACTCTGGCTATAACAATAGTGGGAGCAGCTATCCACCTGCAGGTTATGGCACGAACGGCGCCTATGCGGGGGGAGCGGCCACGGCCGCTCCTTCGGCACAGGGCGAACTGTTCAACCAACTGCAACGCATGCAGGATCAATTGGCGCAGCAACAAGGCACCATTGAAGTTCTGCAGAATGAGGTGCGTCAGCTCAAGCAGGAAGGCCTGGAGCGTTACCAGGATCTTGACCGACGTATAGGAGCCGGCGTTACACCAGCCGCTACTTCTGATAATTCTTCTGCCGGTGGCGCCGCAAGCGCCGCCGGTGGTGCAGCCGCAGGCGCCACACAGGCCCCTGCCGCCAGCAGCGAACCGGCTGACCCGGCGAAGGAAAAGCTGTATTACGACGCAGCCTTCGACCTGATCAAGGCCAAGGATTTCGACAAGGCCAGCAAAGCGTTCACCGCTTTCCTGGGTCGTTATCCAAACAGCCAGTATGCGGGTAATGCCCAGTACTGGTTGGGCGAAGTCAATTTGGCCAAGGGTGATTTGCAGGGTGCAGGCCAGGCGTTTGCCAAGGTCAGCCAGCTTTACCCCAAGCACGCCAAGGTGCCTGATTCGCTGTACAAACTGGCTGATGTAGAGCGCCGCCTGGGTCATACCGACAAGGTCAAAGGCATTCTGCAGCAAGTGGTGGCCCAATATCCGGGTACCTCTGCCGCCCAGTTGGCTCAGCGCGACTTGCAACGCTTGTAA
- a CDS encoding LysR family transcriptional regulator has translation MNLRTLRAFVEVVRQGSFSQAAEMVSLTQSSVSKAVKTLEEELGTPLFSRIGHKSELTAAGEIAYRRALVLLAERSDLVAEINDLLGLKRGVLRIGLPPVGSGELFAAMFAEYRQRYPQIEIELIEHGSKKLGECLQAGEVDVAALLVPVEGEFEYQDVRVEPLMVVLPISHPLAGRNSVDFSDLSDSPFILFEAGFALNRIILSACERRGVSPKVSVRSAQIDFIVDLVGAGLGVAFLPRMLAYKHLHAGIALIALDEPRTDWHIALTWRRNAHLPPAARAWLELAREMGNVPAPY, from the coding sequence ATGAACCTGCGAACGCTGCGAGCCTTTGTCGAAGTGGTGCGCCAAGGCAGTTTCTCACAAGCGGCCGAGATGGTTTCGCTCACGCAATCGAGCGTCAGCAAAGCGGTCAAGACCCTGGAAGAGGAGCTGGGTACGCCGCTGTTCAGCCGTATCGGCCATAAGAGTGAACTGACAGCCGCCGGCGAGATTGCCTACCGCCGCGCCCTGGTGCTGCTCGCCGAGCGCAGCGACCTGGTGGCCGAGATCAATGACCTGCTGGGTCTCAAGCGTGGCGTCTTGCGCATCGGCCTGCCGCCGGTGGGCAGTGGTGAGTTATTTGCCGCGATGTTTGCCGAATACCGCCAGCGCTACCCGCAGATCGAGATCGAGCTGATCGAGCATGGCAGCAAGAAGCTGGGTGAGTGCCTGCAAGCGGGGGAAGTGGATGTTGCCGCGCTACTGGTACCGGTGGAGGGCGAGTTCGAGTATCAGGACGTGCGCGTCGAGCCGTTGATGGTCGTCCTGCCCATCAGTCATCCATTGGCGGGACGCAACAGTGTGGATTTTTCCGACTTGTCCGACTCACCATTCATACTCTTCGAGGCTGGATTTGCCCTGAACCGCATCATTCTTTCCGCCTGCGAGCGTCGGGGCGTCTCGCCGAAGGTTTCTGTGCGCAGCGCCCAGATCGACTTTATCGTCGACCTGGTCGGCGCGGGCCTGGGCGTCGCCTTCCTGCCGCGCATGCTGGCCTACAAACACCTGCATGCCGGCATTGCGTTGATTGCGTTGGATGAGCCCCGGACCGACTGGCATATCGCCCTGACCTGGCGGCGGAATGCTCACTTGCCGCCGGCTGCACGAGCCTGGTTGGAACTGGCCAGGGAAATGGGTAATGTTCCCGCGCCATATTAG
- the ruvB gene encoding Holliday junction branch migration DNA helicase RuvB, whose protein sequence is MIEADRLIAATGPRDREEVQDRAIRPLSLADYIGQPTVREQMELFIQAARGRAESLDHTLIFGPPGLGKTTLANIIAQEMGVSIKSTSGPVLERPGDLAALLTNLEPHDVLFIDEIHRLSPIVEEVLYPAMEDFQLDIMIGEGPAARSIKLDLPPFTLVGATTRAGMLTNPLRDRFGIVQRLEFYSTADLATIVSRSAGILGLPLDPEGAFEIARRARGTPRIANRLLRRVRDFAEVRAKGHITKAVADLALNLLDVDEHGFDHQDRRLLLTMIEKFDGGPVGVDSLAAAISEERHTIEDVLEPYLIQQGYIMRTPRGRVVTRHAYLHFGLNIPSRLGEMPVVDEFLDAVDD, encoded by the coding sequence GTGATTGAAGCTGATCGTCTGATTGCGGCCACCGGCCCTCGTGACCGTGAAGAGGTCCAGGATCGGGCCATTCGCCCCCTGAGCCTTGCCGACTACATCGGCCAACCCACCGTGCGCGAGCAGATGGAGTTGTTCATCCAGGCGGCGCGCGGGCGTGCCGAGTCCCTGGACCACACGTTGATTTTCGGCCCACCAGGTCTGGGCAAGACCACCCTGGCCAATATCATCGCCCAGGAAATGGGGGTGTCGATCAAGAGCACCTCCGGCCCGGTGTTGGAGCGCCCGGGCGACCTGGCCGCGCTGTTGACCAACCTTGAGCCCCATGACGTGCTGTTCATCGACGAAATCCACCGGTTGTCGCCCATCGTCGAAGAGGTGCTGTACCCGGCTATGGAAGACTTCCAGCTGGATATCATGATTGGCGAAGGGCCGGCTGCGCGATCGATCAAGCTCGACCTGCCGCCGTTCACCCTGGTCGGCGCCACCACCCGTGCGGGGATGCTCACCAACCCGTTGCGAGACCGTTTCGGCATTGTTCAACGTCTAGAGTTCTATAGCACTGCTGACCTGGCGACGATTGTCAGTCGTTCGGCGGGGATTCTCGGCTTGCCGCTCGACCCGGAAGGCGCCTTCGAGATTGCCCGGCGCGCCCGTGGCACGCCGCGGATCGCCAACCGCTTGCTGCGCCGGGTGCGGGACTTTGCCGAAGTGCGGGCCAAGGGGCATATCACCAAGGCCGTGGCCGACCTGGCGTTGAACCTGCTGGACGTCGATGAGCATGGTTTCGATCATCAGGATCGGCGTCTGCTGTTGACCATGATCGAGAAATTCGATGGTGGACCGGTGGGCGTGGACAGCCTGGCCGCTGCCATCAGTGAGGAGCGTCATACCATCGAGGATGTTCTGGAGCCCTACCTGATTCAACAGGGTTACATCATGCGTACGCCGAGGGGGCGTGTGGTCACGCGCCATGCGTATTTGCACTTTGGGTTAAACATTCCGTCACGATTGGGGGAGATGCCTGTGGTAGACGAATTCCTTGATGCAGTGGACGATTAA
- a CDS encoding antitoxin Xre-like helix-turn-helix domain-containing protein — translation MSQALQVQPFTREQCVAGLRAAVGILEKWQASSDQACRILRISRSTYTRARQRDAAWSVSLDADQMQRISFVLNIHATLRMVFDNPENVYGFAAMANDNAFFNGRSPLEIMAQGDMISLYETFRRIDVLRGAQW, via the coding sequence ATGAGCCAAGCCCTTCAAGTACAACCCTTCACCCGGGAGCAATGTGTCGCCGGACTGCGGGCGGCCGTAGGTATCCTGGAGAAGTGGCAGGCCAGCAGCGACCAGGCCTGCCGCATCTTGCGCATCTCGCGCAGCACCTACACCCGTGCCCGGCAGCGCGATGCCGCGTGGTCCGTGAGCCTGGATGCGGACCAGATGCAGCGCATCAGCTTCGTGCTGAATATCCACGCCACGCTGCGCATGGTGTTCGATAACCCCGAGAACGTGTACGGCTTTGCGGCGATGGCTAACGACAACGCGTTTTTCAACGGGCGCTCGCCCCTGGAGATCATGGCCCAGGGCGATATGATTTCCCTGTACGAAACTTTCCGGCGCATCGATGTGCTGCGTGGCGCGCAATGGTGA
- the ybgC gene encoding tol-pal system-associated acyl-CoA thioesterase, translating into MRAQNGDQSFAHRCRVYYEDTDAGGIVYYVNYLKFMERARTERLRELGFAQSALAGEDLLFVVHSSEARYYAPARLDDELLVSAEVIELNRASLRFKQQVRRATDATLLCEGQFLVACVRTNSLKPRAIPETLRAAFANVSGAGQQSKQEI; encoded by the coding sequence ATGCGCGCGCAAAACGGGGATCAGTCGTTCGCACATCGCTGTCGCGTTTATTACGAGGACACCGATGCGGGCGGCATCGTGTATTACGTCAATTACCTGAAATTCATGGAGCGGGCTCGAACCGAGCGGTTGCGGGAGCTGGGCTTTGCCCAATCCGCGCTTGCAGGGGAGGACCTGTTATTTGTCGTGCATTCCAGCGAGGCACGTTACTACGCGCCGGCGCGACTGGACGATGAATTGCTGGTCAGCGCAGAGGTAATCGAATTGAACCGTGCAAGCCTGCGCTTTAAACAGCAGGTCAGGCGGGCAACGGATGCAACGCTGCTCTGTGAGGGGCAGTTCCTGGTGGCGTGTGTGCGCACCAACAGTTTGAAACCCAGGGCCATTCCCGAAACTCTACGTGCGGCCTTTGCCAACGTGAGCGGCGCGGGTCAACAATCAAAGCAGGAGATTTAG